The sequence TAGGTGATTAGCAAAGTATATAAGATTAGAACAAATTAATAAGCAACtacatacaaaaacaaaaatataaacaaaaatcaagaatgatcttctcaaaatataattgatatacataaaagtaaatataaattcaaattcatTGACAATATTACTACAAAGATTTGGCATAGCATTCTGATTTCTTAAAGAAAACAACATACTCAATGACAcatcccttgcatgtgtgtaccgcaagtgcactggttgtcgaagtaataaagtaccccagtgagtgggtagtcgtatccacagagaatagttgTTCATAAGCAAGTAGTagtgctatttagctatagggTAAACCgatttgtgatttgagtgaacaatatcaatgcgaataaaaataaaggagaagagaaagcaataggaataaggagaggtaatcaatgggaagatggggtacccggacattgctcaccctaggtcTATTGTTTCAAGcacaagactaatcattatgcctcctgattgaagtttaatgagttgtggaaatcctaagacacatggtcccaagcctaaggttaaccgtgactaacccttacactatgccctgaTGGAAAGAGATACTCTCTATGCCTCATACTGTGTTgggttgcttgaagctctagggattccaagtgataaaccctattccctaatatagatctaaccctttggtctaggcgaaaaaCCTCTAGTCACGATTAAGACCCAGTACtatggattacttcaacacttcactctgatACTcgggcaactaagccctagtgaagtttgtctcttagcacttcactctatcgcgatcgtaaagaactcttggaacttggaggcaggataaatcacattggaagggaaaggggacgttccgctacctctcgactcaccctctcgaccctcttcaaccttgctttgtctaatcctaatgaagtttcactcattcacaaggattaccaagatagattctcaatcctagtgccactctaaaaaaaaaatcaaatcaacaagcattcaaagtttaaactcaattaaaacatcaattaaagaagcataataagagtcaatgaaacaaaatcatcatagggtttacaagtccaagcacatactaggggtttagctctccatggagcaatacaaaaacaaatatgaaatcaaggataagtgcaagcaatTTATAGAGAAAACCTCCTTGTAGtctgtattgatggtcttgtggagccatCTCGTCTTCTCCAATGGTTCCGATGTCAAATCttgggcacaccttgccgaatcaatgccgacgaaagctcccccaatagttatcctccaaaggaacttgatgtcaaatgccgtagaaccactccaaaaacccaATAatagcctctccaaaccctagccgcctcttcccagaagatgggcaaaagttaggaagaagatccctaaataaaactctaaaagcggtatttatagggctggaatcgggcatccacacgagcatgtggaatttccacatggccatgtggatttcttgAAATTCTATTCTTGTGCGTTacgaacagtaactgctacagtgatttttaCTACAGTgaagtgctacagtactccgtcggaatgctcccgaattcactcttttcattgaggccgcataaatgggcacacatccatgcagtagatcataTCATGTCTTTAATGAAACCACATTAACGAAGCTCTTGataatattgcacaagtcggaacatatgagtgtgacagCCTTTGTgccccctccactttgtgtattcacttgagcataatggaggttggcatacaccaatatgtctttgagcacaacttgtgtcttcacctttgttcgatccaagaacttcatcaacaatcacgtccgcgatctacttttgcttcctttcttccaaatttgtctccacaactctaaatgcataaaagaacacaaatgcacacgaatgagctataaaatttgatgaagtaatactcaatgaaagaaaagtatacttcatattacttatacacaagcacttatcactcaacAACTACAACATAATACTGTAATCAAAATATCCTAACAAAAGAGTCTGTTTTCCATTCAACTTATTTCTGTAACCAAGACatgaatttgaatttcaagctAGTGTAGGAAGTGGTGTATTTGCATGCTTCTAGCCAAATGATTCATCAATCTCAAAATGCCTTGAGCCTGCAACATCTTCAACAGAAATTAAACTAGAAATTTCCGCAAGTCATCCTCTGTTAGCTTCATTTGTAATGCCCCAATATTACTATCCACGTTCTTGATTTTGGTTGTCGCTGAAAtcataagaaataagaaagagagaaaaaggttATGAAAAAGGTTATGAATAAGAAATATTCATATTAGAAATCCATCAAATGCTTACCAGGGATTGGAACAATATCATCCCCTTGATGCAGAACCCAAGACAGAGCTAGTTGAGTAGTGCTGCATTGATGTTTCTTAGCCAAATTCCCAACTCTCACATACAATGCTTTGCTCTTCTCCAAGTTCTCAGAACTATAGCTTAGGTGTGGAAGCTAGAATTTATTGGCAAACATTCATTTTGCTAATTATCAAACTAAGGAGAATAACATCTCTGATATCAAATTACtcatataattatgtatatacgTACACTGTGTTTATAAACACTTTCTGAAACTCCTTTGCCACCAAAAAATCCCCGGCCAAGTGGACCATATACTACTATTCCAATTCCAAGTTCTTTTCCATTGCTTCCCACTATGGCCTTGAAGGTGAACTTGTTGAATTTATAAAGCTGAAAAGTAAAGAATCAAAATGAAGTTTCATGGATAGAAAGCACATATATTTTGGCAAAGGAATCAATACACCAACGAGGCCAGTCTTCTTCTAGTGAGGTCAATGCTTCATAAGGGTTCAAAAAGGCGTGTCAATGGTGTCATTGAAATAGTTTTGGTTTAATCATGGAAAACTCCTCCCTTGTAGGTCTGCCTAAATATCCTCCATGTTTGTcgaagaaattattattattattattattattattatatttatttttttaataataattggagaaaaaaataatttttttaaaaaaaattatgattgatagcgcaagtaaaaataaaatctaagacATGGATAATAGAAGATCATCTGTACAAAGTAATACAGTCAAATATTGAAGTTTGGAAATAATTACTTGGGCCATAAATTAGTGATCATTTCACTTGGGTCATTAATgtgaaatccaaaataaaaattaatatttcatttgaaaaaaagacaGTGACACGTTGCTCGGCGACATAGTGATCGATGGTCATGTGATGTTGAAATAGTTGTACATCTgttataacaaatatataacagTCGAGTTCCAGTCTTCAGGATGTAGCGAAAGGTAGGGAGAAGTCTTCACTACCCACGTTTGCAAGTACTCATGTTTTTTGAATCTGATATAGCAGTCcggctatatatatatgtaataaaatatACAGAGCCTGTGTGTGGATCCGAATTCCTTTCAGTTTCTCACGAAAACTTTTATGGTATCTGAGCCTCACATCACATAGAAAGCAATCATGTCCACCACTAGCGGCGTCACGACTACCTCGTCTCTGGTCATTACCTCCTTCATGGTTGGATTACTGCCGGTCCTACCTGCTCCTTCTTTTGGCTCCCTCATCACCGTCAGGCTAACGAACACCAACTACTTGCTGTGGAAGGCTCAGTTTGTGCCTTACCAGAGGAGCCAACAGCTACTCAACTATGTTAATGATACCATGCCATGACCACCAGCCACCATGATTCAGTCGATGACTGATGGTACGACTCAAGTCCCAAACTAGGCTTATCAATATTGGCTGATTCAAGACCAACTGGTACTGAGCACCTTGCTCTCCTTACTGCAAGAAGACATCCTTGGCCGAGTCCTCTTTCTCAACACATTGGGCGAGGTCGGGAGTATATTGAAGGAATTTTCTCGTTTGGAAATAGAGTGATAATCACTACATAGAGACTAGAGTTCAAGAGGAAAAACTTTTTTATTCAACTCAACCTCAAATAACATTTCTACAAAGCAAGAAAATTCATGCAAGAAGAGATGTTCAAAGAAGGCAGAAAAAACTCTCATAAATTTAACATAAGGACTTGGCTTTTTATATCTCTACAGATACtttagtaacaaaaaaaaaaccagttcGATGAGTCATCTGCAACATGGTGCACTCTAGTTAACCAAACCGCCTAACACTCTTGCCTCGAACTAACATACACCCCTTTAATGATCACATCCTGGCCGTTCACTGGAAAACCAATATTGAGGCTACCTCAAACTTAAACTAATTAACTTGATAGATTTAATCTCAACTTTTTGTTCTTCCCCTCTTAAACCTCAACGGAAATAACTGATATTCAAACACCTGAAATATCAATCTTGCCCCTTGATCACATTCTATTTCCATGAGGACAGTTCTTCAATTTAATTCTACTCTTCACTACAGCTTCTCTACAATTTAGGCATCATTAATCACATCTAACAAAAttcccccttgattgaagctgaCACACTCCCATTTCACCTCTAAATTGCTTGTGCTTCTGAATACTTAAACACTTTGTAAAAATATCAGCTACATGCACATCAGTAGAACAAAAATTTAATTGGATATTCTTCTTTGCGACAACCTCTCTAATGTGATGAAACTTGACATCCATGTGCTTGGTTCTACAATGAAGAGTTGGGTTCTTGATAATAGCTATGCAAGACTTATTATCACACCAGATCTGGGCTGATGGTTCACAATCAAGACCATAATCAACCAGAATTTTCTCCATCCATAAGCTTTGACAGCAAGCTAAACTCAAGGAAATATATTCAACCTCAGTAGAAGATAAGGCCATAATTTCCTGCTTCTTTGAAGCCCAACAAATAACACCTGAGCCTAGATTAAACACATACCCTGAAGTACTCTTTCTATCTTGTGTATCACCACTCCAATCACTGACACAATATCCTTCTACCACACATTCAATGTCATTGTTATACTGAATACCATAATCAAAAGACCCAACAACATACCTCATCACCTGTTTAGCAGCTCCTAAGTGAATTTCGGTGGGATGGTGTATGTATTTGGATAATAGATTTACTGTATGCACAAGATCAGGCCTAGTGTGAGTCAAGTACAATAATTTGGCTGTCAATTTCCTGTAAAGAGTTGTATCAACCTCTTCTGCTTCATGAGTCAGCTGCAGCTTAGTACTTTGGCTCATTAGCACATTCACTGCTTTGCAACCATGCATGTTGAATTGTTTTAACATCTCCTTAGCATATCTCTTTTGTGATACATGTACTCCATGTGTGCTTTAATGAATTTCCAGgaacaaaaaatatttgatcaaTCCCAGATCTATCATTTCAAATTCCTGCTTCATAGCTGCTTTAAACTCATTTACAAGCATCCAATCTGTCATACCAGGCCCTTGGAGCTTGTTTTAATCCAACATGCAAAGCCTTGATTAGCCTATACATCTGATCTTCCTTCCCTTGTATTTCAAATCCTCTTTTCTGAGAAAcatatacttcttcttcttcttcaagaatTCCATTCAAGAATGTGGATTTCACATCTAATTAATGAATGGGCTAATTCTTTTGAGCTCCAAGAGCTAACAGCATCCTAATTATGTCCATTCTTGCCACAGGAGCAAACAActcttcataatcaattccATATTCTTGAGCATAGCCTTTTGCAATAAGCCTAGTCTTATATCTCTCAATTTCACCATTtggcttcaattttgttttgtaCATCCATTTAACTCctattttctttgtttcatgCTGGTAATTCACAAAGTTTCCAAGTTCCATTCTTccgaattgaatcaatttcttCTGTTACAGCTTGTCTCTAGTGTTAT comes from Dioscorea cayenensis subsp. rotundata cultivar TDr96_F1 chromosome 15, TDr96_F1_v2_PseudoChromosome.rev07_lg8_w22 25.fasta, whole genome shotgun sequence and encodes:
- the LOC120277656 gene encoding probable aldo-keto reductase 1 encodes the protein MREPKEGAGRTGSNPTMKELYKFNKFTFKAIVGSNGKELGIGIVVYGPLGRGFFGGKGVSESVYKHSLPHLSYSSENLEKSKALYVRVGNLAKKHQCSTTQLALSWVLHQGDDIVPIPATTKIKNVDSNIGALQMKLTEDDLRKFLV